A single region of the Mycteria americana isolate JAX WOST 10 ecotype Jacksonville Zoo and Gardens chromosome 10, USCA_MyAme_1.0, whole genome shotgun sequence genome encodes:
- the NSDHL gene encoding sterol-4-alpha-carboxylate 3-dehydrogenase, decarboxylating, with protein sequence MATRLRSAGKKCTVIGGSGFLGQHMVEQLLEKGYAVNVFDIQKRFDNDRVQFFLGDLCDKEALLPALQGVSVAFHCASPAPSSDNRELFYKVNFMGTKAVIEACKEAGVQKLVLTSSASVVFEGTDIKNGSEDLPYAKKPIDYYTETKILQEKEVLGANDPGNNFFTTAIRPHGIFGPRDPQLVPILIQAAKSGKMKFIIGDGKNLVDFTYVENVVHGHILAAENLQKDSPLCGKAFHITNDEPVPFWAFMSRILTGLNYDPPKYHIPYWLAYYLALFLSLVLWLLSPLVTIKPTFTPMRVALAGTFHYYSCERAKRDMGYKPVVSLDEAIDRTLQSYPHLCRAKA encoded by the exons ATGGCCACACGCCTCAGATCG GCTGGTAAGAAATGTACAGTGATCGGCGGGTCAGGATTCTTAGGCCAGCACATGGtggagcagctcctggagaagGGTTACGCGGTCAATGTGTTTGATATTCAGAAGAGATTTGACAATGACAGAGTGCAGTTCTTCCTGGGAGACCTTTGTGACAAAGAG GCTTTGCTCCCAGCTTTACAAGGTGTGTCAGTGGCATTTCATTGTGCATCACCAGCACCTTCAAGTGACAACAGGGAACTGTTTTACAAGGTGAATTTTATGGGAACCAAAGCAGTCATTGAAGCCTGCAAAGAAGCTGGAGTGCAG AAACTGGTGTTAACTAGCAGTGCCAGTGTGGTTTTTGAAGGCACAGACATAAAAAATGGATCAGAAGACCTCCCTTATGCAAAAAAACCTATCGACTATTATACAGAGACGAAGATCCTACAGGAGAAG GAAGTGCTCGGTGCGAATGACCCAGGCAACAATTTCTTCACTACTGCTATTCGTCCCCATGGTATATTTGGCCCTAGGGACCCTCAGCTGGTTCCCATCCTCATCCAAGCAGCTAAGAGCGGCAAAATGAAGTTCATAATTGG TGATGGAAAGAACTTGGTAGATTTCACCTATGTGGAAAACGTGGTCCATGGACACATCCTAGCTGCAGAGAATCTTCAGAAAGACTCTCCCCTGTGTGGGAAG GCATTTCATATCACAAATGATGAACCAGTTCCTTTCTGGGCTTTCATGTCCCGTATCTTGACTGGCTTGAACTACGATCCTCCCAAGTACCATATTCCCTACTGGCTGGCATATTACCTGGCCTTGTTCCTGTCTCTAGTGCTGTGGCTGCTAAGTCCGCTGGTCACCATCAAGCCCACTTTTACCCCTATGCGGGTAGCACTAGCTGGAACGTTTCACTACTATAGCTGTGAACGGGCCAAAAGAGACATGGGCTACAAACCAGTGGTGAGCCTGGATGAAGCCATAGACAGGACTCTGCAGAGCTACCCCCACCTATGCCGGGCTAAGGCCTGA
- the LOC142415183 gene encoding glutamine amidotransferase-like class 1 domain-containing protein 3, mitochondrial, whose translation MGKRVAVVLAGCGVYDGSEIHESSAVLVHLSREGAQAEVYAPDVDQMHVVDHVKGQPTQEKRNVLVESARIARGNIKDLAKLDVKGLDALIIPGGFGVAKNLSTWATQGKNCIISKEVEDVLKAFHTAKKPIGLCCISPVLAAKIFPGCELTVGHDTECEKWPYAKTAETMKELGCKHVNKHVTEIHVDVKNKLVTTSAFMCNAPIHEIYDGIGKMVREVVRLA comes from the exons ATGGGAAAGAGAGTGGCTGTtgtgctggctggctgtggggtgTACGACGGGAGTGAGATCCATGAGTCTTCCGCTGTGCTGGTGCATCTcagcagggagggggcacag gcagaagTTTATGCTCCTGATGTTGACCAGATGCATGTGGTAGACCACGTGAAAGGACAGCCAACTCAGGAGAAGCGCAACGTGCTCGTTGAAAGTGCCAGAATAGCCAGAGGCAACATCAAGGATCTAGCTAAGCTGGATGTCAAGGGGCTGGATGCCCTAATCATACCAG GTGGCTTTGGAGTGGCTAAAAACCTGAGTACTTGGGCCACCCAAGGCAAGAACTGCATCATCTCCAAAGAGGTGGAGGACGTGCTGAAGGCATTCCACACTGCCAAAAAGCCCATTGGCCTGTGCTGCATTTCCCCAGTGCTGGCAGCCAAAATCTTCCCCGGTTGCGAGCTGACTGTTGGTCACGACACAGAGTGTGAGAA ATGGCCTTACGCAAAGACTGCTGAGACCATGAAGGAGCTTGGTTGCAAGCATGTGAACAAACATGTCACTGAAATTCACGTGGATGTGAAGAACAAGCTGGTGACCACCAGCGCCTTCATGTGCAATGCCCCCATTCATGAGATCTACGATGGCATTGGAAAAATGGTCAGAGAAGTGGTCAGACTTGCCTGA
- the LOC142415175 gene encoding centrin-2, with protein sequence MASSFKKPSLGAASQRKKASPKLELTEEQKQEVREAFDLFDTDGTGNIDVKELKVAMRALGFEPKKEEIKKMISDIDKEGTGKISFNDFLVVMTQKMAEKDSKEEILKAFKLFDDDETGKISFKNLKRVAKELGENLTDEELQEMIDEADRDGDGEVNEQEFLRIMKKTSLY encoded by the exons ATG GCCTCCAGCTTTAAGAAGCCCTCGCTAGGAGCCGCGTCCCAGAGGAAGAAAGCGAGTCCCAAGTTGGAGCTCACTgaggagcagaagcaggaggTCCGGGAGGCTTTCGACCTGTTTGACACAGACGGCACTGGGAACATAGATGTTAAGGAGCTGAAG GTGGCCATGAGAGCGCTAGGGTTTGAACCTAAAAAAGAAGAGATCAAGAAAATGATATCAGATATCGATaaggaaggaacaggaaaaataagcttCAATGACTTCTTGGTAGTGATGACACAGAAAATG GCTGAAAAAGATTCCAAAGAGGAGATTCTCAAAGCTTTCAAACTCTTTGATGACGATGAAACTGGCAAAATCTCTTTCAAAAACCTCAAACGTGTCGCCAAAGAACTGGGGGAGAATCTCACAGATGAAGAGCTGCAG gaaatgATCGATGAAGCAGAtagagatggggatggggaagtGAACGAACAAGAATTCTTGCGGATCATGAAGAAGACCAGCCTTTactaa
- the LOC142414994 gene encoding centrin-1-like, producing MRRIISEFSEEGSGKLTFKLFLQVVTQKTSWYAEPCLEKEVLEAFEVFDCGGTDKISFENLEVAASEVGEDITDQELQEKIDEADVDGDGDEQEFLQMLTLTRNYRIFFFPPIPI from the exons ATGAGGAGAATCATCTCTGAATTCAGTGAAGAAGGGTCAGGGAAGCTAACCTTTAAGTTGTTTCTGCAGGTGGTGACTCAGAAAACCAGCTGGTAT GCAGAGCCATGTTTGGAAAAGGAGGTCCTGGAAGCTTTCGAGGTGTTTGATTGTGGTGGCACTGACAAGATCTCCTTTGAGAATCTCGAGGTGGCAGCTAGTGAGGTTGGGGAAGACATCACGGATCAGGAGCTGCAG GAGAAGATTGATGAAGCAGATgtggatggagatggggacgAACAGGAGTTCCTGCAGATGCTGACACTGACCCGTaattacaggattttcttttttcctcccattcccaTATAA